From the Opitutia bacterium genome, one window contains:
- a CDS encoding ABC transporter permease subunit, with protein sequence MRHFLTILAHEIRALLFNPSTYVAAVLFLGVMGFIFAGILNNYSTHPQEQQPAQQFFQYFIIPVYFMVPLLTMRSLAEERRLGTLETLLTTPVTTTEVVLGKFGAAYILYLLLWASTGGFHYILHHYSRDARLLEWGPLVGGYTFIAVSGLLFVAIGILASALTRSQAVAGILSFTALFALTAGVYFLGNTPLLQQEGFASVRTAVENLQTFTHLEDFSHGVIDTRQVFFYLTGSVLALIFSILGVEAKLLQG encoded by the coding sequence ATGCGTCACTTCCTCACCATCCTCGCCCACGAGATCCGCGCCCTGCTCTTCAACCCGAGCACCTACGTCGCCGCGGTGCTCTTCCTCGGCGTGATGGGTTTCATCTTCGCCGGCATCCTCAACAACTACAGCACGCACCCGCAGGAGCAGCAGCCCGCGCAGCAGTTTTTCCAGTATTTCATCATCCCGGTCTACTTCATGGTGCCGCTCCTCACCATGCGCAGCCTCGCGGAAGAGCGCCGCCTCGGCACGCTCGAGACTCTGCTCACCACGCCGGTAACGACGACCGAAGTCGTGCTCGGGAAATTCGGCGCCGCCTACATTCTTTACCTGCTGCTCTGGGCTTCGACCGGCGGCTTCCACTACATCCTGCACCACTACTCGCGCGACGCGCGCCTGCTCGAGTGGGGCCCGCTGGTCGGCGGCTACACCTTCATCGCCGTCAGCGGCCTGCTCTTCGTGGCCATCGGCATCCTCGCGAGCGCGCTGACGCGCAGCCAGGCCGTCGCCGGCATCTTGAGCTTCACGGCCCTGTTCGCGCTCACCGCCGGCGTCTACTTTCTCGGCAACACGCCGCTCCTGCAACAGGAGGGCTTCGCGTCCGTGCGCACCGCGGTGGAAAACCTGCAGACCTTCACTCACCTCGAGGATTTCAGCCACGGCGTCATCGATACGCGCCAGGTGTTTTTCTACCTCACCGGCTCGGTGCTCGCGCTGATCTTCAGCATCCTCGGCGTCGAGGCGAAGCTCCTCCAAGGCTGA
- a CDS encoding GldG family protein, with the protein MHFADSFRAARWVRIINLLLQAVLFLSLFAGLNYVAQNHFGRFDLTKSRRYSLSAETRSYLEGLEKPVHLYVTFRDDKESDELAQAYLDLRGLLREFVFVSRNNERAPISVDFVDIFQNPKQAQALGIEQQPNAVIVTAGDRRRVVTIDELYRIKNNKTREAFRGEATLTAAILDVTASGRKKIYFVLGHGEAQPDDVTERGLSQLRDQLRQRNFDLGALDLAHDRKIPEDAALLLIVGPSQPFQRAEEELLRNYLQTRAGRIILMLNPGRLHGLDILLFDWGIIAYDDVIYDPSAAASAESGETLIKTYSPHPITQTLLNNQSYVLIGAARTVAADPGAPMEDGIKVQTLAATTENAWGERGYRLRPPYAYTPGQDLRGNLGILTVAERVKPAKLEFSVPGGRLAVFGTSDLITNNRIATLGNLMLFLNTVNWAADRDVYLSIPARPIERFQLALSTEELDRLRLGLLLIVPGAAALLGLIVYWTRRS; encoded by the coding sequence ATGCACTTCGCCGACAGCTTTCGCGCCGCGCGCTGGGTCCGCATCATCAACCTGCTGCTACAGGCCGTGCTCTTTCTCTCGTTGTTCGCCGGCCTGAATTACGTCGCGCAAAACCACTTCGGCCGCTTCGACCTCACGAAATCCCGCCGCTATTCTCTTTCGGCCGAGACGCGTTCCTACCTCGAAGGCCTCGAGAAACCCGTTCACCTCTACGTCACCTTCCGCGACGACAAGGAGAGCGACGAACTCGCCCAAGCCTACCTTGACCTCCGCGGGCTGCTCCGCGAATTCGTCTTCGTCTCCCGCAACAACGAGCGCGCGCCCATCTCGGTCGACTTCGTCGACATCTTCCAAAACCCCAAGCAGGCGCAGGCCCTCGGCATCGAGCAGCAGCCCAACGCCGTGATCGTCACCGCCGGCGACCGCCGCCGCGTCGTCACCATCGACGAGCTCTACCGCATCAAGAACAACAAGACGCGCGAAGCCTTCCGTGGCGAAGCCACGCTCACCGCCGCCATCCTCGACGTCACCGCCAGCGGCCGCAAAAAAATCTACTTCGTCCTCGGCCACGGCGAGGCCCAGCCCGACGACGTCACCGAGCGCGGCCTCTCGCAACTCCGCGACCAGCTTCGCCAGCGCAACTTCGACCTCGGTGCGCTCGACCTCGCGCACGACCGCAAGATCCCCGAGGACGCCGCCCTGCTCCTCATCGTCGGCCCGTCGCAGCCGTTTCAACGCGCCGAGGAGGAACTGCTCCGCAACTATCTCCAAACGCGCGCCGGCCGCATCATCCTCATGCTGAATCCCGGCCGCCTGCACGGCCTCGATATTCTCCTCTTCGACTGGGGCATCATCGCCTACGACGACGTCATCTATGACCCCAGCGCCGCCGCCAGCGCTGAGAGCGGCGAAACGCTGATCAAAACCTACTCTCCGCATCCCATCACCCAAACCCTGCTCAACAACCAGAGCTACGTCCTCATCGGCGCCGCCCGCACCGTCGCCGCCGATCCGGGCGCCCCGATGGAAGACGGCATCAAGGTCCAGACTCTCGCCGCCACCACGGAAAACGCCTGGGGCGAGCGCGGCTACCGCCTCCGCCCGCCCTACGCCTACACGCCCGGTCAGGATCTCCGGGGTAATCTCGGCATCCTCACCGTCGCCGAGCGCGTGAAGCCCGCCAAACTCGAGTTCAGCGTTCCCGGCGGCCGCCTCGCCGTCTTCGGCACCTCCGACCTCATCACCAACAACCGCATCGCCACCCTCGGCAACCTGATGCTCTTCCTCAACACCGTGAACTGGGCCGCCGACCGCGACGTTTACCTCAGCATTCCCGCCCGTCCCATCGAGCGCTTCCAACTCGCCCTCTCCACCGAGGAACTCGACCGCCTGCGTCTCGGTCTGCTCCTCATCGTGCCCGGCGCCGCCGCCCTCCTCGGCCTCATCGTCTACTGGACGAGGCGGTCGTAG
- a CDS encoding DUF4340 domain-containing protein, which produces MRSKVTVVLLFLNVVLFFYIFRYEEQWRAEKAQLETRRRVLGAETSNIEKFTRTSRNAPTIAIEKNKEGAWIVTQPFAWPANPHAVARILNELQLLENETSFAVADLDKSGRSLADYDLADPVMTFTFTSAGKSYALKIGKGTETANRLYVLSPDGSRIHVVSRTLADSLGLPAEQLRSESIFTVPVFEVRALVVQTSSAKVRIRRDPKHWTFETPINTRGNKPETETTIAALTGLQVSRFLEARDADPAKTGLASPQLRLTLDGNARRETLLIGNLASAAPAPGTIGTVEVYAKLEDKPAVFVTRLTAGQSQSNKEQMGFLDRLARAQETLRDRHVLDFDFADVTSLTLAAPDRAELTLQRLDATQATEAWQVVVRGATGQVPQTIPADTAIVQDFLQRLKLLSATQFLSDAPSAADLESFGFNRPEREITLNLRTGGGPTGADASSATLQIGTKPAAPGVAYARVANAPYVYEIDTDLLEDVPVTALHFRQRVLRELPEGTHVVGLTLTDLSTNTVVIALNAAPGGELTAASIAASDAPEAKRPHLATLLAEMRKLRAKRFVADTFDPARASSNGSNPAWRYRLDVALTLAGGNAQTVTSKLNLTERLGGTTQLAGTEEFGGVTYEVPQELVDAIFALTYADKNDPGPPPAAPAPTEKPKG; this is translated from the coding sequence ATGCGCTCCAAAGTCACCGTCGTCCTCCTTTTCCTGAACGTCGTCCTGTTCTTCTACATCTTCCGCTACGAGGAACAGTGGCGCGCGGAAAAAGCGCAGCTCGAGACCCGGCGCCGCGTGCTCGGCGCCGAGACGTCCAACATCGAGAAATTCACCCGCACCAGCCGCAACGCCCCCACCATTGCCATCGAGAAAAACAAGGAAGGCGCGTGGATCGTCACGCAACCGTTCGCCTGGCCCGCCAATCCCCACGCCGTCGCGCGCATCCTCAACGAACTCCAGCTCCTCGAAAACGAAACCAGCTTCGCCGTCGCCGACCTCGACAAAAGCGGCCGCTCCCTCGCCGACTACGACCTCGCCGACCCGGTGATGACCTTCACCTTCACCTCCGCCGGCAAATCCTACGCGCTGAAGATCGGCAAAGGCACCGAGACCGCCAACCGCCTCTACGTCCTCTCTCCCGACGGCAGCCGCATCCACGTCGTCAGCCGCACGCTCGCCGACAGCCTCGGCCTCCCCGCCGAGCAACTCCGCTCCGAATCGATCTTCACCGTGCCCGTCTTCGAAGTGCGCGCCCTCGTCGTCCAGACCTCCAGCGCCAAAGTCCGCATCCGCCGCGACCCGAAGCACTGGACTTTCGAGACCCCCATCAACACCCGCGGCAACAAGCCGGAAACCGAAACCACCATCGCCGCCCTCACCGGCCTCCAAGTCAGCCGCTTTCTCGAAGCGCGCGACGCCGACCCCGCCAAGACCGGCCTCGCCTCCCCGCAGCTCCGCCTCACGCTCGACGGCAACGCCCGCCGCGAAACCCTGCTCATCGGCAACCTCGCCTCCGCCGCCCCCGCTCCCGGCACCATCGGCACCGTCGAAGTCTACGCCAAGCTCGAGGACAAGCCCGCCGTCTTCGTGACCCGCCTCACCGCCGGTCAGAGCCAGAGCAACAAGGAGCAAATGGGCTTCCTCGACCGCCTCGCCCGCGCGCAGGAAACCCTCCGCGACCGCCACGTGCTCGATTTCGATTTCGCCGACGTCACCTCGCTCACGCTCGCCGCGCCCGACCGCGCCGAACTCACCCTCCAACGCCTCGACGCCACCCAAGCCACCGAAGCCTGGCAAGTCGTCGTCCGCGGCGCCACCGGCCAGGTCCCGCAGACCATCCCCGCCGACACCGCGATCGTGCAGGACTTCCTCCAGCGCCTGAAACTCCTCTCCGCGACCCAATTCCTCAGCGACGCCCCGTCCGCCGCCGATCTCGAGAGCTTCGGCTTCAATCGCCCCGAACGCGAAATCACCCTCAACCTCCGCACCGGCGGCGGCCCTACCGGCGCCGATGCCTCCTCGGCCACACTCCAGATCGGCACCAAGCCCGCCGCACCCGGCGTCGCCTACGCCCGCGTCGCCAACGCCCCCTACGTCTACGAGATCGACACCGATCTCCTCGAAGACGTCCCGGTCACCGCGCTGCATTTCCGCCAGCGCGTGCTCCGCGAACTCCCCGAAGGCACCCACGTCGTCGGCCTCACCCTCACCGATCTCTCCACCAACACCGTCGTCATCGCTCTCAACGCCGCGCCCGGCGGCGAACTCACCGCCGCCAGCATCGCCGCCTCCGACGCGCCCGAGGCCAAGCGCCCGCACCTCGCCACGCTCCTCGCCGAGATGCGCAAGCTCCGCGCCAAGCGCTTTGTCGCCGACACCTTCGATCCCGCGCGCGCCTCCTCCAACGGCAGCAATCCCGCCTGGCGCTACCGGCTCGACGTCGCCCTTACCCTCGCCGGCGGCAACGCGCAAACGGTCACGTCCAAACTTAACCTCACCGAGCGCCTCGGCGGCACCACGCAACTCGCCGGCACCGAGGAATTCGGCGGCGTCACCTACGAAGTCCCGCAGGAACTGGTCGACGCGATCTTCGCCCTGACTTACGCGGACAAAAACGATCCCGGCCCGCCGCCCGCCGCGCCCGCCCCGACCGAAAAACCCAAGGGCTGA
- a CDS encoding response regulator — protein sequence MSKVTSTTLLRNLHLLPFLAVAVLGGLALVGWWTGQVNWVQPRAYDVPLPANAAFCFFALGLSPFLFAVLPGRRVSALPALVATLLAVLGLASTGLKWWPEVENLLTHHDQLIDGNNIGRVPLFLGVILVATGALLAWLGTVRIDPRRPLLLALAGSLACAYGFTAVLAGRIGLTQIDFWASQAHIGPQAALALQLLGVALVLLAARDASETTDEAGPRWLWLPVVTASATITILFWVSLRGQQTAYLNTTTNLTINTVASAFKAETEAQINNLRRMAERWTDSGGTPLASWEKDARAHAADFPAYRSISWVDANFRTRWFWPREGNEDAASFDHRRDPLRLQALTSARETLAFAIAAPIVSPVQPPSLAVYATVLSGGTFDGFIVGELALPKVFDAIDDRLNISSRYEFTARFLNPQAAQPTARDVVVFQSAERIANSNERLRQSAVFNLLGQRVVLELLPRPEFVAPNRQYLPEVALASGLGVSLLLGLVVNLAQSARNRQRAAESTSEQLRAENEERRRIEARLKVTDERLNLALDATHIGVIEWNLNDGRAIYSAGFWNSLGYDAAFMPAMHESLLRLIHADDLKGYHAALEAHLAGKAELFEAEFRVKHHNGNWEWFVLRAKCVGTDRIGRPLRIAGTCQNITSRKSQQEALRASQAATRKLSLVASRTDNAVVITRPDGRVEWVNESFSRLAEHTLEDIGGRPFVELLSSPEDDLTAVERVTRAIARREAITTDVIHHARSGKRYHVHLELQPVLNDEGAVENFIVIETDITSRVEVEQQLRRAKAEADSASRAKSEFLASMSHEIRTPMNGVIGMTSLLMEATLTPEQRDYVQTIRTSGDALLSIINEILDFSKIESGRMELERHPFELSQCVEETLDIFALQAAAKGIELAYAIDASVPTWIVGDITRLRQVLVNLVNNAVKFTPSGFITIEVKLAVEASTPGDNTVLLDFIVTDTGIGIPADRQGALFKPFSQVDSSTTRKYGGTGLGLAICDRLVQLMGGTIDVSSKLGHGSRFRFNIQTERAEIPTGGRVLNFAGVTVLAVDDHAVNRHALVTCLQQWGCTPVLAENATQAIAAAADRRPAIAVIDHDLAGTAGDELVKNLRAHQPGLPIVLLTAASDGVRQGQSAEPFVMRLPKPIKPTFLGECLSRLMKGGAIPAPAAPAPTTPHSELARGIPLDILLVEDNPVNQKVALHLLNRLGYQADAVSNGLEAIRAIEQRDYDLVFMDVQMPEMDGLTATREIRQLLPKTRQPIVVALTANAVQGDRERCIAAGMDDYLPKPVKLDDLHAMVRKYFAAKA from the coding sequence ATGTCGAAGGTCACGTCGACCACCCTGCTGCGCAACCTGCACCTGCTGCCGTTCCTGGCCGTGGCTGTCTTGGGCGGTCTGGCGCTGGTCGGTTGGTGGACCGGTCAAGTGAACTGGGTGCAACCGCGCGCCTACGACGTCCCCCTGCCGGCCAACGCGGCCTTTTGCTTCTTCGCGCTCGGCCTCTCGCCCTTTCTTTTCGCGGTGCTGCCGGGTCGGCGCGTTTCGGCCCTGCCCGCACTGGTCGCCACGCTGCTGGCGGTTCTCGGGCTGGCGAGCACGGGCCTGAAGTGGTGGCCGGAGGTGGAAAACCTCCTCACGCACCACGACCAGCTGATCGACGGCAACAACATCGGCCGCGTCCCGCTGTTTCTCGGAGTCATCCTCGTCGCCACCGGCGCGCTGCTCGCCTGGCTCGGCACCGTGCGGATCGACCCGCGCCGGCCGCTGCTGCTCGCGCTCGCGGGCTCGCTCGCCTGCGCCTACGGCTTTACCGCCGTGCTCGCGGGCCGGATCGGCCTGACCCAAATCGATTTCTGGGCATCGCAAGCGCACATCGGCCCACAAGCCGCCCTCGCGCTCCAGCTCCTCGGCGTCGCCCTCGTGCTGCTCGCCGCTCGCGATGCCTCCGAGACCACCGACGAAGCCGGCCCGCGCTGGCTCTGGCTCCCCGTCGTCACCGCGAGCGCAACCATCACGATCCTCTTCTGGGTGTCGCTGCGCGGCCAGCAAACCGCCTACCTCAACACCACCACCAATCTCACGATCAACACCGTCGCCTCCGCGTTCAAGGCGGAGACCGAGGCGCAGATCAACAACCTCCGCCGCATGGCCGAGCGCTGGACGGATTCCGGCGGCACGCCGCTCGCCAGCTGGGAAAAAGATGCGCGCGCCCACGCCGCCGACTTCCCCGCCTACCGCTCGATCAGTTGGGTCGACGCCAATTTCCGCACCCGCTGGTTCTGGCCCCGCGAGGGCAACGAGGACGCCGCGTCCTTCGACCACCGCCGCGATCCGCTGCGCCTGCAGGCCCTCACTTCCGCGCGCGAGACGCTCGCCTTCGCCATCGCCGCGCCGATCGTCTCGCCCGTGCAGCCGCCGTCGCTCGCCGTCTACGCCACGGTCCTGAGCGGCGGCACCTTCGACGGCTTCATCGTCGGCGAACTCGCCCTGCCCAAGGTCTTCGACGCGATCGACGACCGGCTCAACATTTCGTCCCGCTACGAATTCACCGCGCGCTTCCTCAACCCCCAGGCCGCGCAACCCACCGCGCGCGACGTCGTGGTTTTTCAATCCGCCGAGCGCATCGCGAACTCCAACGAACGCCTCCGCCAATCCGCCGTCTTCAATCTCCTCGGCCAGCGCGTCGTGCTCGAACTCCTCCCGCGCCCCGAGTTCGTCGCGCCGAATCGCCAATACCTCCCCGAGGTCGCGCTCGCCTCGGGCCTCGGCGTCTCCCTGCTGCTCGGCCTCGTCGTCAACCTAGCCCAATCCGCCCGCAACCGCCAGCGCGCCGCCGAATCCACCTCCGAACAACTCCGCGCCGAGAACGAGGAACGCCGCCGCATCGAAGCGCGCCTCAAGGTCACCGACGAGCGCCTCAATCTCGCGCTCGACGCCACGCACATCGGCGTCATCGAGTGGAATCTCAACGACGGCCGCGCCATCTACAGCGCCGGCTTCTGGAACTCGCTCGGCTACGACGCCGCGTTCATGCCGGCGATGCACGAGTCGCTCCTGCGCCTCATCCACGCCGACGACCTCAAGGGTTACCACGCCGCGCTCGAAGCTCACCTCGCCGGCAAAGCGGAACTCTTCGAGGCCGAGTTCCGCGTGAAACACCATAACGGCAACTGGGAATGGTTCGTCCTTCGCGCCAAGTGCGTCGGCACCGACCGCATCGGCCGCCCGCTGCGCATCGCCGGCACCTGCCAGAACATCACCTCCCGCAAATCCCAACAGGAAGCCCTCCGCGCCTCGCAGGCCGCCACGCGCAAACTCTCCCTCGTCGCCTCCCGCACCGACAACGCCGTCGTCATCACCCGCCCCGACGGCCGCGTCGAATGGGTCAACGAGAGCTTCAGCCGCCTCGCCGAGCACACGCTCGAGGACATCGGCGGCCGCCCGTTCGTCGAGTTGCTCTCCAGTCCCGAGGACGACCTCACCGCCGTCGAGCGCGTCACGCGCGCCATCGCGCGCCGCGAGGCCATCACCACCGACGTCATCCACCACGCCCGCAGCGGCAAGCGCTACCACGTGCACTTGGAGCTCCAGCCCGTGCTGAACGACGAGGGCGCGGTCGAAAACTTCATCGTCATCGAGACCGACATCACCTCGCGCGTGGAGGTGGAGCAACAACTCCGCCGCGCCAAGGCCGAGGCCGACTCCGCCTCGCGCGCGAAGTCCGAGTTCCTCGCCTCGATGTCGCACGAGATCCGCACGCCGATGAACGGCGTCATCGGCATGACCAGCCTGCTGATGGAAGCCACGCTCACGCCCGAACAGCGCGATTACGTGCAGACCATCCGCACCTCGGGCGACGCGCTGCTCTCGATCATCAACGAGATTCTCGACTTCTCGAAGATCGAGTCCGGCCGCATGGAACTCGAGCGCCACCCGTTCGAGCTGTCGCAATGCGTCGAGGAGACGCTCGACATCTTCGCCCTGCAGGCCGCGGCCAAGGGCATCGAACTCGCCTACGCGATCGACGCCTCCGTGCCGACCTGGATCGTGGGCGACATCACGCGCCTGCGGCAGGTGCTCGTGAACCTCGTCAACAACGCCGTGAAGTTCACACCCAGCGGCTTCATCACCATCGAAGTGAAGCTCGCCGTCGAAGCCTCCACGCCCGGCGACAACACGGTGCTGCTCGACTTCATCGTGACGGACACCGGCATCGGCATTCCCGCCGACCGCCAGGGCGCGCTCTTCAAGCCGTTCAGCCAGGTCGACTCCTCCACCACGCGCAAATACGGCGGCACAGGTCTCGGCCTCGCCATCTGCGATCGCCTCGTGCAGCTCATGGGCGGCACCATCGACGTGAGCAGCAAGCTCGGCCACGGCTCGCGCTTCCGTTTCAACATTCAAACCGAGCGCGCAGAAATCCCCACCGGCGGACGCGTGCTCAATTTCGCCGGCGTGACCGTGCTCGCCGTCGACGACCACGCTGTGAACCGCCACGCGCTGGTCACTTGCCTGCAACAATGGGGCTGCACTCCCGTCCTCGCCGAAAACGCCACGCAGGCGATCGCCGCCGCCGCCGACCGCCGCCCTGCCATTGCGGTGATCGATCATGACCTGGCGGGCACAGCCGGCGACGAGCTCGTGAAGAATCTCCGCGCGCACCAGCCGGGCCTTCCCATTGTGTTGCTCACCGCCGCGTCCGACGGCGTTCGCCAAGGCCAGAGCGCCGAGCCGTTCGTCATGCGGCTGCCGAAGCCGATCAAGCCGACCTTCCTCGGCGAATGCCTCTCGCGCCTCATGAAAGGCGGCGCCATCCCCGCGCCCGCCGCCCCGGCGCCCACCACGCCGCACAGCGAACTCGCTCGCGGCATCCCGCTCGACATCCTCCTCGTGGAGGACAACCCCGTTAACCAGAAGGTCGCGCTCCACCTGCTCAATCGCCTCGGCTACCAAGCCGACGCGGTCAGCAACGGCCTCGAAGCCATTCGCGCCATCGAGCAACGCGACTACGATTTGGTTTTCATGGACGTCCAGATGCCCGAAATGGACGGACTCACTGCCACGCGGGAGATTCGCCAGCTCCTGCCGAAGACGCGCCAGCCGATCGTCGTCGCGCTCACGGCAAACGCCGTGCAAGGCGACCGCGAGCGCTGCATCGCCGCCGGGATGGACGACTACCTGCCGAAACCCGTGAAGCTCGACGACCTTCACGCGATGGTGCGGAAATATTTCGCCGCAAAGGCCTGA
- a CDS encoding sulfatase-like hydrolase/transferase, whose amino-acid sequence MSARPHILWIVTTQWRAQAFGHAGDANARTPWLDGFASEAVNFTQAVTPHPLGPQARAALLTGKFCPENGVSNYWDALPKTSRTVAHAMGDRGYRTAWFGKWHLSERDRTAPFVGDVHAKQIVPSDARGGFGLWEGFEGGFLLNDPWLHGTRLPEPKHFKGYQADVLVHRAADWLRERHDAPAFCVVSLEAPHPPYHAPAPHVHEARASEIKLRANVPLGGEIERKTRDELAGYYAHIEATDRAIGRLLAEVDLSETIVAFTSVHGDMHGSHGLFRKAWPHEESVRVPLLIRGLRTENRGRRDEAPVSLVDLPHMAVAWAAGREWVCKRDSAAISMPSATEIPLQCPHAWRGFRTAQHKVVLRREPDGREAPWLFFDLERDPLEMRNLAEEPARSEEMRELLRWV is encoded by the coding sequence GTGAGCGCGCGGCCCCATATTCTCTGGATCGTCACCACCCAGTGGCGTGCGCAGGCGTTTGGCCATGCCGGCGATGCGAACGCACGCACGCCGTGGCTCGACGGCTTCGCGAGCGAGGCGGTCAACTTCACGCAAGCCGTCACGCCGCACCCGCTGGGCCCGCAGGCGCGCGCGGCGCTGTTGACCGGCAAATTCTGCCCTGAAAACGGGGTGAGCAATTACTGGGACGCGTTGCCGAAAACGTCGCGCACCGTCGCGCACGCGATGGGCGATCGCGGCTATCGCACGGCGTGGTTCGGCAAATGGCACCTGAGCGAGCGCGACCGCACGGCGCCCTTCGTGGGCGATGTGCACGCGAAACAAATAGTGCCGTCGGACGCGCGCGGCGGCTTTGGGTTGTGGGAGGGATTCGAGGGCGGATTCCTGCTCAACGATCCGTGGCTGCACGGCACACGCTTGCCGGAGCCGAAACACTTCAAAGGCTATCAGGCGGACGTGTTGGTGCACCGCGCGGCGGATTGGCTGCGCGAGCGGCACGACGCGCCGGCGTTTTGCGTCGTCAGCCTCGAGGCGCCGCACCCGCCGTATCACGCGCCCGCGCCGCACGTGCACGAGGCCCGAGCGAGCGAGATCAAGTTGCGCGCGAACGTGCCGCTCGGCGGCGAGATCGAGAGGAAAACCCGCGACGAACTCGCGGGTTACTATGCGCACATCGAAGCGACGGACCGTGCGATCGGGCGATTGCTGGCGGAGGTCGATCTGAGCGAAACCATCGTGGCCTTCACGTCGGTGCACGGCGACATGCACGGCAGCCACGGGCTTTTTCGCAAGGCGTGGCCGCACGAGGAGAGCGTGCGCGTGCCGCTGCTGATCCGAGGTCTGAGGACGGAGAACAGAGGACGGCGCGATGAGGCGCCCGTGAGTCTCGTCGACCTGCCGCACATGGCGGTGGCGTGGGCGGCAGGGCGCGAATGGGTGTGCAAGCGCGACAGCGCGGCGATCTCGATGCCGAGCGCGACAGAGATTCCGCTGCAATGTCCGCACGCGTGGCGCGGCTTTCGCACGGCGCAGCACAAGGTCGTGTTGCGCCGCGAGCCCGACGGTCGCGAGGCGCCGTGGCTGTTCTTCGATCTCGAGCGCGACCCGCTGGAAATGAGAAACCTCGCCGAGGAACCGGCGAGGTCGGAGGAAATGCGGGAGCTGCTGCGGTGGGTGTGA
- a CDS encoding response regulator, which yields MEKPAVLSGDPEVLVAAFHCLFDCFGAPAMLVGADKVVRAVNPRLLGLAGREASHFVGRALVDAGFDLPDTALELLAGGDAVELRWRLEPENTAVWTARALAAASPGNLAVMLSPTPRAMRDRHGALVAARKTGEVFPVEISLAPIETVGGRVIAAAIRDVTAQRRAESARQAAEQRLRQTQKMESLGTLAGGIAHDFNNILTGMLGFVELAQLQMPDGHEAKAWLHQTTEAGLRAKGLVQQILTFGRRQESLLAPIRMQKVAAEALALIRSTLPASVRLVAEIDDGCPPVLADASQLYQVFVNLCTNATQALPPTGGRVTVRLTVANLTPEQAALPAGMPAGEVVCFSVEDDGCGIVPEALDRTFDPFYTTKAPGRGTGLGLAVVDSIVRSHRGAVTVRSRLGEGSLFCVHLLALPIVPLGSAAQSRSVAPEGDGECVLVVDDQAESRTAIVGIIEHLGYKVVEHAHPRSALEEFLKNPERFNAVVTDFAMPSMSGRELARQVLARAPLMPVMLISGYIDQAEVDDMRALGVREILRKPVAFGELAVALRGLLAPAQK from the coding sequence ATGGAGAAACCCGCTGTCTTGTCTGGCGATCCCGAGGTGTTGGTCGCCGCGTTTCATTGCCTGTTCGATTGCTTCGGTGCGCCCGCGATGCTCGTGGGGGCGGATAAAGTCGTCCGCGCGGTCAATCCCCGGTTGCTCGGGCTCGCGGGCCGCGAGGCTTCGCACTTCGTCGGGCGGGCGCTCGTCGATGCCGGGTTCGACCTGCCGGACACGGCGCTGGAACTCCTCGCAGGGGGCGACGCCGTCGAATTGCGGTGGCGGTTGGAGCCCGAGAACACCGCGGTCTGGACGGCGCGAGCGTTGGCGGCGGCGAGTCCCGGCAACTTGGCGGTGATGCTGTCGCCGACGCCGCGGGCGATGCGCGACCGGCACGGCGCGTTGGTCGCGGCGCGGAAGACCGGCGAGGTTTTCCCCGTGGAGATCAGCCTCGCGCCGATCGAAACCGTTGGCGGGCGAGTGATCGCCGCCGCGATCCGCGATGTCACGGCGCAACGTCGCGCCGAATCCGCCCGCCAGGCGGCCGAGCAGCGCCTGCGGCAGACCCAGAAAATGGAATCCCTTGGCACGCTGGCCGGCGGGATCGCGCACGATTTCAACAACATCCTGACCGGGATGCTGGGGTTCGTGGAACTCGCGCAGTTGCAGATGCCCGACGGCCACGAGGCGAAAGCCTGGCTGCACCAAACCACGGAGGCCGGGTTGCGCGCGAAGGGGCTCGTGCAGCAAATCCTCACTTTCGGTCGCCGGCAGGAAAGCCTGCTCGCGCCGATTCGCATGCAGAAGGTCGCGGCCGAGGCGCTCGCGCTGATCCGCTCGACCTTGCCGGCGTCGGTGCGGTTGGTCGCGGAGATCGACGACGGTTGTCCGCCCGTCCTCGCCGACGCGAGTCAGCTCTACCAAGTGTTCGTCAATCTCTGCACCAACGCGACACAGGCGCTCCCGCCCACGGGGGGACGCGTGACGGTGCGATTGACGGTGGCCAATCTGACTCCGGAGCAGGCGGCACTGCCCGCCGGCATGCCGGCGGGTGAAGTCGTCTGCTTCTCCGTCGAGGACGATGGTTGCGGCATCGTGCCCGAGGCGCTCGATCGGACTTTCGATCCGTTCTACACGACCAAGGCGCCCGGTCGCGGCACGGGATTGGGTTTGGCCGTCGTGGACAGTATCGTGCGATCGCATCGCGGGGCGGTTACGGTGCGCAGCCGCCTCGGCGAAGGCAGCTTGTTCTGCGTGCATCTCCTCGCGCTCCCGATCGTGCCGCTCGGGAGCGCGGCGCAAAGCCGCAGTGTCGCGCCCGAAGGCGACGGCGAATGCGTGCTCGTGGTCGACGATCAGGCGGAGAGTCGCACGGCGATCGTCGGCATCATCGAGCATCTCGGCTACAAGGTGGTGGAGCACGCGCACCCGCGCAGCGCCCTCGAGGAATTCCTGAAAAATCCCGAGCGGTTCAACGCGGTCGTGACGGACTTCGCGATGCCCTCGATGTCCGGACGCGAACTCGCGCGCCAAGTTCTCGCGCGGGCGCCGCTGATGCCTGTGATGCTCATCTCGGGCTATATCGATCAGGCGGAAGTGGACGACATGCGCGCGCTGGGCGTGCGGGAAATCCTGCGCAAGCCCGTCGCGTTCGGCGAACTCGCGGTCGCGTTGCGCGGGCTCCTGGCGCCGGCGCAGAAATAG